In one Balaenoptera ricei isolate mBalRic1 chromosome 20, mBalRic1.hap2, whole genome shotgun sequence genomic region, the following are encoded:
- the CHD3 gene encoding chromodomain-helicase-DNA-binding protein 3 isoform X10 has translation MASPLRDEEEEEEEMVVSEEEEEEEEEGDEEEEEVEAADEDYEEDDDEGVLGRGPGHDRGRDRHSPPGCHLFPPPPPPLPPPPPPPPPPPDKDDIRLLPSALGVKKRKRGPKKQKENKPGKPRKRKKLDSEEEFGSERDEYREKSESGGSEYGTGPGRKRRRKHREKKEKKTKRRKKGEGDGGQKQVEQKSSATLLLTWGLEDVEHVFSEEDYHTLTNYKAFSQFMRPLIAKKNPKIPMSKMMTILGAKWREFSANNPFKGSAAAVAAAAAAAAAAVAEQVSAAVSSATPIAPSGPPALPPPPAADIQPPPIRRAKTKEGKGPGHKRRSKSPRVPDGRKKLRGKKMAPLKIKLGLLGGKRKKGGSYVFQSDEGPEPEAEESDLDSGSVHSASGRPDGPVRTKKLKRGRPGRKKKKVLGCPAVAGEEEVDGYETDHQDYCEVCQQGGEIILCDTCPRAYHLVCLDPELDRAPEGKWSCPHCEKEGVQWEAKEEEEDYEEEGEEEGEKEEEDDHMEYCRVCKDGGELLCCDACISSYHIHCLNPPLPDIPNGEWLCPRCTCPVLKGRVQKILHWRWGEPPVAVPAPQQADGNPDAPPTRPLQGRSEREFFVKWVGLSYWHCSWAKELQLEIFHLVMYRNYQRKNDMDEPPPLDYGSGEDDGKSDKRKVKDPHYAEMEEKYYRFGIKPEWMTVHRIINHSVDKKGNYHYLVKWRDLPYDQSTWEEDEMNIPEYEDHKQSYWRHRELIMGEDPAQPRKYKKKKKELQGDGPPSSPTNDPTVKYETQPRFITATGGTLHMYQLEGLNWLRFSWAQGTDTILADEMGLGKTIQTIVFLYSLYKEGHTKGPFLVSAPLSTIINWEREFQMWAPKFYVVTYTGDKDSRAIIRENEFSFEDNAIKGGKKAFKMKREAQVKFHVLLTSYELITIDQAALGSIRWACLVVDEAHRLKNNQSKFFRVLNGYKIDHKLLLTGTPLQNNLEELFHLLNFLTPERFNNLEGFLEEFADISKEDQIKKLHDLLGPHMLRRLKADVFKNMPAKTELIVRVELSPMQKKYYKYILTRNFEALNSRGGGNQVSLLNIMMDLKKCCNHPYLFPVAAMESPKLPSGAYEGGALIKASGKLMLLQKMLRKLKEQGHRVLIFSQMTKMLDLLEDFLDYEGYKYERIDGGITGALRQEAIDRFNAPGAQQFCFLLSTRAGGLGINLATADTVIIFDSDWNPHNDIQAFSRAHRIGQANKVMIYRFVTRASVEERITQVAKRKMMLTHLVVRPGLGSKAGSMSKQELDDILKFGTEELFKDENEGENKEEDSSVIHYDNEAIARLLDRNQDATEDTDVQNMNEYLSSFKVAQYVVREEDKIEEIEREIIKQEENVDPDYWEKLLRHHYEQQQEDLARNLGKGKRVRKQVNYNDAAQEDQDNQSEYSVGSEEEDEDFDERPEGRRQSKRQLRNEKDKPLPPLLARVGGNIEVLGFNTRQRKAFLNAVMRWGMPPQDAFTTQWLVRDLRGKTEKEFKAYVSLFMRHLCEPGADGSETFADGVPREGLSRQQVLTRIGVMSLVKKKVQEFEHINGRWSMPELMPDPSADSKRSSRASSPTKTSPTTPEASAANSPCTSKPATPAPSEKGDGIRTPLEKDEAENQEEKPEKNSRIGEKMETEADTPSPAPSLGERLEPRKIPLEDEVPGVPGEMEPEPGYRGDREKSATESTPGERGEEKPMDGQEHRERPEGETDLGKRAEDVKGDRELRPGPPRDEPRSNGRREEKAEKPRFMFNIADGGFTELHTLWQNEERAAISSGKLNEIWHRRHDYWLLAGIVLHGYARWQDIQNDAQFAIINEPFKTEANKGNFLEMKNKFLARRFKLLEQALVIEEQLRRAAYLNLSQEPAHPAMALHARFAEAECLAESHQHLSKESLAGNKPANAVLHKGKGRGGPARGRAHNAAD, from the exons ATGGCTTCCCCTCTgagggacgaggaggaggaggaggaggagatggtggtgtcggaggaggaagaagaggaggaagaagagggcgacgaggaggaggaggaggtggaggcggCCGACGAGGACTACGAGGAGGACGACGACGAGGGAGTACTCGGGCGCGGGCCGGGCCACGACCGGGGCCGCGACCGCCACAGCCCCCCCGGCTGCCACCTcttcccgccgccgccgccgccgctgcccccaccgccgccgccgccgcccccgccgccag ATAAGGATGACATTCGGCTGCTGCCTTCAGCACTGGgtgtgaagaagagaaaaagaggaccCAAGAAGCAGAAGGAGAACAAGCCAGGAAAACCCCGAAAACGCAAGAAGCTT GACAGCGAGGAGGAATTTGGCTCTGAGCGAGATGAGTACCGGGAGAAGTCAGAGAGTGGAGGCAGTGAATATGGAACTGGACCAGGTCGGAAACGGAGACggaagcacagagaaaaaaaggagaagaagacgAAGCGGCGGAAaaaaggggagggagatgggggccAAAAG CAGGTGGAACAGAAGTCGTCGGCAACTCTGCTTCTGACCTGGGGCCTGGAGGACGTGGAGCATGTGTTCTCTGAGGAGGATTACCACACGCTCACCAACTACAAAGCCTTCAGCCAGTTCATGAG GCCCCTGATCGCTAAGAAGAATCCTAAGATCCCAATGTCTAAGATGATGACCATCCTTGGGGCCAAGTGGAGAGAGTTCAGCGCCAACAACCCCTTCAAGGGGTCGGCAGCTGCTGtggcggcagcggcggcagcagcggccGCAGCTGTAGCTGAGCAGGTGTCAGCTGCTGTCTCATCGGCCACCCCCATAGCACCTTCCGGACCCCCCGCCCTTCCACCACCCCCTGCTGCTGAtatccagcccccacccatccgaAGAGCCAAAACCAAAGAGGGCAAAG GTCCAGGCCACAAGAGGCGGAGTAAGAGTCCCCGAGTGCCTGATGGACGCAAGAAGCTTCGGGGAAAGAAGATGGCACCACTCAAGATCAAACTAGGGCTGCTGGGTGgcaagaggaagaagggaggctCG TATGTTTTCCAGAGTGACGAGGGCCCTGAACCAGAGGCTGAGGAGTCAGACCTGGACAGTGGCAGTGTCCACAGTGCCTCAGGCCGCCCTGATGGCCCTGTCCGCACCAAGAAACTAAAGAGAGGCCGgccaggaaggaagaagaagaagg TCCTGGGCTGTCCTGCAGTGGCCGGGGAGGAGGAGGTTGATGGCTACGAGACGGATCACCAGGATTACTGTGAGGTGTGCCAGCAGGGTGGGGAAATTATTCTGTGTGACACCTGCCCTCGTGCCTACCACCTCGTCTGCCTTGATCCTGAGCTTGACCGGGCTCCTGAGGGCAAATGGAGCTGCCCCCACTGT GAGAAGGAGGGGGTACAGTGGGAggccaaggaggaggaggaagactatgaagaggagggggaagaggagggggagaaggaggaagaggacgaCCACATGGAGTACTGCCGTGTGTGCAAGGATGGCGGGGAGCTCCTGTGCTGCGACGCCTGCATCTCCTCCTACCACATTCACTGTCTGAACCCCCCGCTGCCTGACATCCCCAACGGCGAGTGGCTGTGTCCCCGATGCACA TGTCCCGTGCTGAAAGGCCGTGTGCAGAAGATCCTGCACTGGCGGTGGGGGGAGCCCCCCGTGGCAGTGCCAGCCCCCCAACAGGCAGACGGGAATCCAGATGCCCCACCCACACGTCCTCTTCAAGGCAGATCGGAGAGAGAGTTCTTTGTCAAGTGGGTAGGACTGTCCTACTGGCACTGCTCCTGGGCCAAGGAGCTTCAG CTGGAAATTTTCCACTTGGTAATGTACCGAAACTACCAACGGAAGAATGACATGGACGAGCCCCCACCCCTGGACTACGGCTCTGGTGAGGATGATGGGAAGAGTGACAAACGCAAGGTGAAGGACCCGCACTATGCCGAGATGGAGGAGAAGTACTACCGTTTTGGCATCAAGCCAGAGTGGATGACCGTCCACCGGATCATCAACCACAG TGTGGATAAGAAGGGAAATTACCACTATCTAGTGAAATGGAGGGACTTGCCATATGACCAGTCCACGTGGGAGGAAGATGAAATGAACATCCCTGAATATGAAGACCATAAACAAAGCTACTGGAGACACCG AGAACTAATTATGGGGGAGGACCCCGCCCAGCCCCGCAagtataagaagaagaagaaggagctgCAGGGTGATGGGCCTCCCAGCTCTCCTACTAATGAT CCTACAGTGAAATACGAGACTCAGCCACGGTTCATCACAGCCACTGGAGGAACACTGCACATGTATCAGCTGGAGGGGTTGAACTGGCTACGCTTCTCGTGGGCCCAGGGCACTGACACCATTCTGGCTGATGAGATGGGACTGGGCAAGACCATACAAACCATCGTCTTCCTCTACTCACTGTATAAGGAG GGCCACACAAAGGGTCCCTTCCTGGTGAGCGCCCCGCTCTCCACCATCATTAACTGGGAGCGGGAGTTCCAGATGTGGGCACCCAAGTTCTATGTGGTGACATACACGGGTGACAAGGACAGCCGAGCCATCATTCGTGAGAATGAGTTTTCCTTTGAAGACAATGCCATCAAAGGTGGCAAGAAAGCTTTTAAGATGAAG AGGGAGGCGCAGGTGAAGTTCCATGTTCTCCTGACATCATATGAGCTGATCACCATTGATCAGGCAGCTCTTGGCTCCATCCGCTGGGCCTGTCTCGTGGTGGATGAGGCCCATCGGCTCAAGAACAACCAGTCCAAG TTTTTCAGGGTCCTCAATGGCTACAAGATAGATCATAAGTTGCTGCTGACAGGGACTCCATTGCAGAATAATCTGGAGGAGCTCTTCCATCTGCTGAACTTCCTCACCCCAGAGAGGTTTAA CAatctggaaggcttcctggaggagtttGCCGACATATCCAAAGAAGACCAGATTAAGAAACTTCATGACTTGCTGGGGCCACATATGCTGAGGAGGCTCAAGGCTGATGTCTTTAAGAATATGCCGGCCAAGACAGAGCTCATCGTCCGCGTGGAGCTGAGCCCCATGCAGAA GAAATACTACAAGTATATCCTGACCCGAAATTTTGAGGCCTTGAATTCACGAGGAGGTGGGAACCAAGTGTCATTGCTTAACATCATGATGGACCTTAAGAAGTGCTGCAACCATCCTTACCTCTTTCCCGTGGCTGCTATG GAGTCCCCCAAACTTCCCAGTGGGGCATATGAGGGTGGGGCACTTATTAAGGCGTCTGGGAAGCTTATGCTGCTGCAGAAGATGCTGCGGAAGCTGAAGGAGCAAGGACACAGAGTGCTCATCTTCTCGCAG ATGACCAAAATGTTAGACTTGCTAGAGGACTTCTTAGACTACGAAGGCTACAAGTATGAGCGCATTGACGGCGGCATCACTGGTGCCCTGAGGCAGGAGGCCATCGATCGCTTCAATG CTCCAGGGGCCCAACAATTCTGCTTCCTCCTGTCCACCCGGGCTGGAGGCCTGGGCATCAATCTGGCCACTGCCGACACTGTCATCATCTTTGATTCAGACTGGAACCCCCATAATGATATCCAG GCCTTCAGCCGTGCTCATCGGATCGGCCAGGCCAACAAAGTGATGATTTACCGGTTTGTGACTCGCGCATCAGTGGAAGAGCGAATCACGCAGGTGGCCAAGAGAAAGATGATGCTGACACATCTGGTGGTGCGGCCTGGGCTGGGCTCCAAGGCGGGCTCCATGTCCAAGCAGGAGCTGGACGACATCCTCAAGTTCGGCACCGAGGAGCTGTTTAAGGATGAAAATGAGG GGGAGAACAAGGAGGAGGACAGCAGTGTGATTCACTATGACAACGAGGCCATCGCTCGGCTCTTGGACCGGAACCAGGATGCAACTGAGGACACTGATGTGCAGAACATGAACGAGTATCTCAGCTCCTTCAAGGTGGCCCAGTACGTGGTGAGGGAAGAAGACAAG ATTGAGGAAATCGAACGAGAGATCATCAAGCAGGAGGAGAACGTGGACCCTGACTACTGGGAGAAGCTGCTGAGACACCACTACGAGCAGCAGCAGGAGGACCTGGCCCGAAACCTCGGCAAAGGCAAGAGGGTCCGCAAGCAGGTTAACTACAACGATGCCGCTCAGGAGGACCAAG ATAACCAGTCAGAATACTCAGTGGGATcagaggaggaggatgaagacTTTGATGAGCGTCCTGAAG GGCGTCGACAGTCCAAGAGGCAGCTCCGGAACGAAAAGGATAAGCCACTGCCTCCACTGCTGGCTCGAGTTGGGGGCAACATTGAG GTGTTGGGATTCAACACCCGTCAGCGGAAGGCCTTCCTCAATGCTGTGATGCGCTGGGGCATGCCACCACAGGACGCCTTCACCACCCAGTGGCTGGTGCGGGACCTCAGGGGCAAGACAGAAAAAGAGTTCAA GGCCTATGTGTCTTTGTTCATGCGCCATCTCTGTGAGCCCGGGGCAGACGGCTCTGAAACCTTTGCTGACGGGGTCCCTCGGGAGGGACTGAGTCGCCAGCAAGTGTTGACCCGCATTGGAGTCATGTCTCTCGTCAAGAAGAAG GTTCAGGAGTTTGAGCACATCAATGGGCGCTGGTCTATGCCGGAGCTGATGCCCGACCCCAGTGCTGACTCCAAGCGCTCCTCCAGAGCCTCCTCTCCTACCAAAACGTCTCCCACCACTCCTGAGGCTTCTGCTGCAAACAGTCCTTGCACCTCAAAACCTG CTACTCCAGCTCCCAGTGAGAAAGGAGATGGCATAAGGACACCTCTGGAGAAGGATGAAGCAGAAAACCAGGAGGAGAAGCCAGAGAAGAATAGCAGAATTGGGGAGAAGATGGAAACAGAG GCTGatacccccagcccagccccatcaCTTGGGGAACGGCTGGAGCCAAGGAAGATTCCTCTAGAGGATGAGGTGCCAGGGGTACCTGGAGAGATGGAGCCTGAACCTGGGTACCGTGGGGACAGAGAGAAGTCAG CCACAGAGTCGACGCCAGgagagaggggggaggagaagccgATGGATGGACAGGAACACAGGGAGAGGCCGGAGGGGGAGACGGATTTGGGCAAGAGAG CAGAAGATGTAAAAGGGGACCGGGAGCTTCGACCTGGGCCTCCTCGAGACGAGCCGCGGTCCAACGGGCGACGtgaggagaaggcagagaagcCGCGGTTCATGTTCAATATTGCAgatggtggcttcacag AGCTCCACACGCTGTGGCAGAATGAGGAACGGGCAGCTATTTCCTCGGGGAAACTCAATGAGATCTGGCACCGAAGACATGACTATTGGCTTCTGGCTGGGATTGTCCT CCATGGCTATGCACGGTGGCAGGACATCCAGAATGATGCTCAGTTTGCCATCATCAACGAGCCATTTAAAACTGAAGCCAATAAGGGGAACTTTCTGGAGATGAAAAATAAGTTCCTGGCCCGGAGATTCAAG CTCCTGGAGCAGGCGCTGGTGATTGAGGAGCAGCTGCGGCGGGCGGCCTACCTGAACCTATCACAGGAGCCGGCGCACCCCGCCATGGCCCTCCACGCCCGCTTCGCCGAGGCCGAGTGCCTGGCCGAGAGCCACCAGCACCTCTCCAAGGAGTCGTTGGCGGGGAACAAGCCGGCCAACGCCGTGCTGCACAAGGGTAAGGGCCGCGGCGGCCCCGCGCGGGGGAGGGCCCACAACGCTGC TGACTGA